In Paralichthys olivaceus isolate ysfri-2021 chromosome 1, ASM2471397v2, whole genome shotgun sequence, the following are encoded in one genomic region:
- the aldh1a2 gene encoding retinal dehydrogenase 2, with protein sequence MTSSKIEMPGEVKSDPAALMAALQLMPSPVPNPEIKYTKIFINNEWHDSVSGKVFPLCNPATGEQICEVQEAEKADVDKAVQAARLAFSLGSVWRRMDASERGRLLAKLADLVERDSVYLATIESLNSGKPFLPTLFVDLQGTIKTLRYFAGYADKIHGTTIPMDGEFLTFTRYEPIGVCGQIIPWNFPLMMTAWKLGPALACGNTVVLKPAEQTPLTCLYIAALVKEAGFPPGVINILPGFGPTAGAAIASHMGIDKVAFTGSTEVGKLIQEAAGKSNLKRVTLELGGKNPNIIFADADLDLAVEQAHQGVFFNAGQCCTAGSRIFVEEPIYDEFVRRSVERAKRRIVGSPFDPTTEQGPQISREQQNRVLEFILSGISEGAKLECGGKALGLNGFFIEPTVFSNVRDDMRIAREEIFGPVQQIMKFKTIEEVIERANNSDYGLVAAVFTNDINKAMTISTAMQAGTVWINCFNALSTQCPFGGYKMSGNGRELGESGLKEYSEVKTITMKMVAKNS encoded by the exons ATGACTTCCAGTAAGATCGAGATGCCCGGAGAGGTGAAGAGCGACCCTGCCGCTCTCATGGCAGCCCTCCAGCTGATGCCCTCACCGGTGCCCAACCCGGAGATCAAGTACACCAAG ATTTTCATCAACAATGAGTGGCATGACTCTGTTAGTGGGAAGGTCTTTCCTCTCTGCAACCCAGCTACTGGAGAGCAGATCTGCGAGGTCCAGGAAGCTGAGAAG GCGGATGTTGATAAAGCAGTGCAGGCGGCTCGCCTTGCTTTTTCTTTGGGCTCTGTATGGCGAAGGATGGACGCATCGGAGAGAGGTCGTCTGCTGGCCAAACTGGCCGACCTGGTGGAGAGAGATAGTGTTTATCTCGCT ACTATTGAGTCACTGAACAGTGGGAAGCCTTTCCTGCCCACCCTGTTTGTGGACCTCCAAGGAACCATAAAGACACTGAGATACTTCGCTGGATATGCAGACAAGATCCATGGCACTACCATTCCTATGG ATGGAGAGTTTCTGACATTTACCAGATATGAGCCCATTGGAGTTTGTGGACAAATTATCCCT TGGAACTTCCCTCTGATGATGACAGCGTGGAAGCTGGGCCCGGCGCTCGCATGTGGAAACACTGTTGTCCTGAAACCTGCTGAGCAGACGCCGCTCACCTGCCTCTACATCGCCGCGCTCGTCAAAGAG GCCGGGTTTCCACCGGGAGTCATCAATATTTTGCCAGGATTCGGGCCAACGGCAGGAGCTGCAATTGCTTCACACATGGGCATAGACAAAGTGGCCTTCACAGGATCGACTGAG GTCGGCAAGTTGATCCAAGAAGCAGCTGGGAAGAGTAACCTGAAGAGAGTGACGCTGGAGCTGGGAGGAAAGAATCCCAACATCATATTTGCAGATGCAGATT tggATTTGGCGGTGGAACAGGCCCACCAGGGCGTGTTTTTCAACGCAGGCCAGTGCTGCACAGCAGGCTCTCGTATCTTTGTGGAGGAGCCCATATATGACGAGTTTGTTCGGAGAAGTGTGGAGAGAGCCAAGAGGAGGATAGTCGGCAGCCCCTTCGATCCCACTACTGAGCAGGGTCCACAG ATCAGTCGGGAGCAGCAGAATCGTGTGTTGGAGTTTATCCTGAGCGGCATCAGTGAAGGAGCCAAGCTGGAGTGTGGCGGCAAAGCTCTGGGCTTGAACGGGTTCTTCATTGAGCCCACTGTTTTCTCTAATGTGAGGGATGACATGCGAATCGCCAGAGAGGAG ATTTTTGGACCGGTCCAGCAGATCATGAAGTTCAAAACTATTGAGGAAGTGATAGAGCGAGCCAACAACTCAGATTATGGTTTGGTTGCGGCTGTTTTCACCAATGACATCAACAAAGCCATGACCATATCCACAGCCATGCAGGCCGGCACTGTCTG GATAAACTGCTTCAACGCGCTGAGCACACAGTGTCCATTTGGAGGATATAAAATGTCTGGCAATGGACGTGAATT gGGAGAGAGCGGCTTGAAGGAGTACTCAGAAGTGAAGACCATCACGATGAAGATGGTCGCTAAGAACTCTTAA